The following coding sequences are from one Bacteroidales bacterium window:
- a CDS encoding alpha/beta hydrolase: protein MKIKLLSLIVMAIGFGACSPYSSLKDISSFEELDYKYQVKKVYLPKNEFTIAYTDEGKGNNTIILIHGLGSYLRAWEKNIDELSKTNRVIAIDLPGYGKSSKEPHSGMMTFYAGIVNELVKELKLDKVVIGGHSMGGQIAMTTYLQYPQIVKGLVLAAPAGFEGFTKGQKQWFRDVMTVDGVKGTTAEAIQNNLASNFYRTPKDAEFMITERMQMRSAEDFVPYCYAVVQSVHGMVGEPVIDYLQDIKVPTLIFFGEKDNLIPNRYLNPGPTVDIANYGASKIPNSKLVMIPKTGHFLMFEKPEVFNRETIDFLKGLK from the coding sequence ATGAAAATTAAATTATTAAGCTTAATAGTTATGGCTATTGGTTTTGGAGCGTGCTCACCTTACTCTTCACTCAAGGATATTAGCTCTTTTGAAGAGTTAGACTATAAATATCAGGTAAAAAAAGTTTATTTGCCAAAAAATGAATTTACTATCGCATATACTGACGAGGGGAAAGGCAATAATACTATCATTCTTATCCACGGTTTGGGTAGCTATCTTCGTGCTTGGGAGAAAAATATTGACGAATTAAGCAAAACTAACCGTGTAATAGCTATAGACCTTCCAGGCTACGGAAAATCAAGCAAAGAACCTCACAGTGGCATGATGACTTTTTATGCGGGAATTGTGAATGAACTTGTTAAAGAATTGAAATTAGACAAAGTGGTTATCGGCGGTCACTCTATGGGTGGACAAATCGCTATGACAACTTATCTGCAGTATCCTCAAATTGTAAAAGGGCTTGTATTAGCGGCACCTGCTGGCTTTGAGGGTTTTACGAAAGGACAAAAACAGTGGTTCCGCGATGTGATGACTGTAGATGGTGTAAAAGGCACTACCGCAGAAGCCATTCAAAACAACTTAGCAAGCAACTTTTACCGTACTCCAAAAGATGCCGAATTTATGATTACTGAACGAATGCAAATGCGCTCAGCAGAAGATTTTGTACCCTATTGTTACGCAGTAGTGCAGTCTGTTCACGGAATGGTGGGTGAACCTGTGATTGACTATTTACAAGATATTAAAGTCCCGACACTGATATTTTTCGGAGAAAAAGATAATCTTATCCCGAATCGTTATTTGAATCCGGGACCTACGGTGGATATTGCCAACTATGGGGCATCCAAAATTCCAAATAGCAAACTGGTAATGATTCCAAAAACGGGACACTTCTTGATGTTTGAAAAACCTGAAGTGTTCAACAGAGAGACAATTGATTTTTTGAAAGGATTGAAATAG
- the cls gene encoding cardiolipin synthase, whose product MNNILETLLIIFYIYLILSTISVILLENRNPLKSIAWLTILIFIPFLGLILYLLIGQDYRKRKMISQKSIQRISQRPCAAIDINEIVNSGIEIKFLKLIKMLKNNSEADAYTHNKIDVYAEGENIFDSMFEAIRNAKDHVHMEFFIFEDDTISNKLRELLIEKSKEGVCVRMIYDSFGSLKLSRNYLRTLREAGVDVKPFLPLRLRLGRSKVNYRNHRKLIVIDGKIGFTGGVNIGDRYIYGDKLGKWRDTMVRIEGPGVHGIQKLFLVDWYFVKKELISDERYFPEPPRFDENIMQMVASGPDTDWKSIMQGICSSIMAAKKYVYIHTPYFMPNELVKGCIQMAALSGTEIWLMIPEKSDVRFTDLSASSFLGGVLEAGVRVFKYQAGMLHSKAIVIDDFLSIVGSANIDERSFDMYFEANAFIYEEETALRLKQLFIDDLHYCKEVTLEEWNNRTRRQKMKESFARLFSPLM is encoded by the coding sequence ATGAACAATATTCTAGAAACCTTATTAATTATATTTTACATATACTTAATATTGTCCACGATTTCAGTGATTTTATTAGAAAATCGCAATCCCTTAAAATCAATTGCGTGGTTGACTATACTTATTTTTATTCCTTTTTTAGGACTTATTCTCTATTTACTAATAGGGCAGGATTACCGCAAACGGAAAATGATTTCTCAAAAAAGTATCCAACGAATTAGTCAGCGTCCTTGCGCAGCGATAGACATTAACGAAATAGTTAACAGCGGGATAGAAATCAAATTCTTGAAGCTCATCAAAATGCTGAAAAACAACAGCGAAGCAGATGCCTATACGCACAATAAAATTGATGTGTACGCTGAGGGAGAGAACATTTTTGACTCCATGTTTGAAGCCATTCGCAACGCCAAAGATCATGTTCATATGGAGTTTTTCATTTTCGAAGATGATACCATATCAAATAAACTGCGAGAATTGTTAATAGAAAAATCCAAAGAGGGTGTATGTGTCAGAATGATATACGATTCCTTTGGTAGCCTAAAACTTTCCAGAAACTATTTGCGCACATTACGGGAAGCAGGCGTGGATGTAAAACCTTTTTTGCCTTTAAGACTGAGATTAGGACGAAGTAAAGTCAATTACAGAAACCACCGAAAGCTGATTGTTATTGACGGGAAAATAGGATTTACAGGAGGAGTTAACATCGGCGACAGGTATATTTACGGTGACAAGTTAGGTAAGTGGCGCGATACAATGGTCAGAATAGAGGGTCCCGGGGTACACGGGATTCAAAAGTTATTTTTGGTCGACTGGTATTTCGTTAAAAAAGAGCTTATTAGTGATGAAAGATACTTCCCTGAGCCACCAAGGTTTGATGAAAACATTATGCAGATGGTTGCATCCGGTCCCGACACAGACTGGAAAAGCATTATGCAGGGTATCTGCAGTTCCATTATGGCAGCAAAAAAATATGTTTATATCCATACACCCTATTTTATGCCCAATGAGTTGGTCAAAGGATGTATCCAGATGGCTGCATTGAGTGGCACTGAAATATGGCTGATGATTCCGGAAAAATCAGATGTACGCTTCACAGACTTGAGTGCTTCGAGCTTTCTGGGAGGCGTATTGGAAGCGGGAGTCCGCGTATTCAAATACCAGGCAGGCATGCTACACAGTAAAGCAATAGTAATCGATGATTTTCTTTCGATTGTGGGCTCAGCTAATATTGATGAGCGGAGCTTTGATATGTATTTTGAGGCCAATGCATTTATTTATGAAGAAGAGACTGCACTTCGTCTAAAACAGCTATTTATTGATGATTTACACTATTGCAAAGAAGTCACTCTTGAGGAATGGAACAACCGTACGAGGAGACAGAAAATGAAAGAATCCTTTGCAAGACTATTCAGTCCACTGATGTAA